Part of the Paenibacillus aurantius genome, CCGCCCTGCGGGAAATAGTAGAAGAAACGGGCATCCGGGGTAGGATTGTCCAGCATCTGGAAACGGTCCGGTATCCTTATACTTCCCCTGAGAAGGGAAACGTAGATAAGGAAGTGCATTATTACCTGGTGGAGGCGCTGGGTGGCGAGCTTCAGGCCCAGCTGGAGGAAATCCGCGGAGTGGAATGGCTCCCGCCTCACGAAGCGTGGAACCGGCAAAAAGAGTCGGGCTATGAAAACAATCAATCGGTCCTGGAGAAGGCTTTTAGGGCACTGGGACTTACCACGGAGGAGAACTAAGATGGAAATGAATCCGATTGCGGGTTATATCGATCATACGCTGCTTAAGCCGGACGCCACCTCGGAGGCCATCCGCAAGCTTTGCGAGGAAGCGCTGGAGCACCGCTTCTACGGCGTATGTGTAAACAGCCAGTGGGTTTCGTACTGCAAAGAAATACTGGGAGACTCCGGCGTCAAAATCAGTGCGGTCGTCGGCTTCCCGTTAGGAGCGAACCACAGCGGAGTCAAGGCCTTCGAAGCCCAGCTGGCCATTGCCAACGGAGCGGACGAAATCGATATGGTTCTGCCGATCGGCCTGGTGCTGGAAGGCAACTATGACGAAGTCGAACGGGACATCCGCCATGTGGTGGAAGGGACTTTCCGGAAGAACGTCATCAAGGTCATCCTGGAGACCGGTTTCCTGAACGACGAGCAGAAAATCGAGGCCTGCCGGGCCGCCGAACGGGCGGGGGCCCATTTCGTGAAAACCTCAACGGGTTTCGGCCCGGGCAAAGCGACGATCGAGGATGTTCGTCTCATGCGGGACACGGTCTCCGAGGAGATGAGCGTCAAGGCGTCCGGCGGCATCAAGGACCTGGAAACCGCTTTGAGAATG contains:
- the deoC gene encoding deoxyribose-phosphate aldolase, which codes for MEMNPIAGYIDHTLLKPDATSEAIRKLCEEALEHRFYGVCVNSQWVSYCKEILGDSGVKISAVVGFPLGANHSGVKAFEAQLAIANGADEIDMVLPIGLVLEGNYDEVERDIRHVVEGTFRKNVIKVILETGFLNDEQKIEACRAAERAGAHFVKTSTGFGPGKATIEDVRLMRDTVSEEMSVKASGGIKDLETALRMIEAGASRLGTSSGVAIVSGVKGIGEY
- a CDS encoding NUDIX hydrolase produces the protein MGIQEISAGGVVYRGAGGGLEIQMIQDRYGVITLPKGKMEPGETIEETALREIVEETGIRGRIVQHLETVRYPYTSPEKGNVDKEVHYYLVEALGGELQAQLEEIRGVEWLPPHEAWNRQKESGYENNQSVLEKAFRALGLTTEEN